A DNA window from Methylocystis heyeri contains the following coding sequences:
- a CDS encoding biotin-dependent carboxyltransferase family protein, with amino-acid sequence MKAALRILSAGPGATIQDAGRRGFMRFGVTPAGPMDRGAFLAAAAAAGDAHGAAIETSLGGLELTTQGGGIGLAIAGGAFDLRLDGRALPAACAIALEPGARLSIRAGKAGAWCYVAPFGRFALSPVLGSLATHSRAAIGGLDGRMLRAGDILEIENLRPAPGRPLAIEAPWLEPARARIRVLLGPQDDYFSSETIEEFLSSEWRISPRCDRMAYRLEGPALKHLKGHDIVSDGLVFGAIQIPGDGAPLILMADRQPTGGYPKIAHVIGADLDALAQMRPGDPVMFESVSWDQAVAARRRRAERVLSGVELAPLKQIEPTSEFLLSRNLIGGVVDAKDQN; translated from the coding sequence ATGAAAGCCGCGCTTCGCATCCTCTCGGCGGGACCCGGCGCGACGATTCAGGACGCCGGCAGGCGCGGCTTCATGCGCTTCGGGGTGACGCCCGCAGGCCCCATGGATCGAGGGGCGTTTCTGGCCGCCGCCGCGGCGGCAGGCGACGCCCATGGCGCAGCGATCGAGACCTCCCTCGGCGGCCTGGAGCTTACGACGCAAGGCGGCGGGATCGGGCTCGCCATCGCCGGCGGGGCTTTCGATCTCAGGCTCGACGGACGGGCCCTGCCCGCCGCCTGCGCGATTGCTCTGGAACCCGGCGCGCGTCTCTCGATCCGCGCCGGCAAGGCGGGGGCCTGGTGTTATGTCGCGCCGTTCGGCCGTTTCGCGCTTTCCCCCGTGCTGGGATCGCTCGCCACCCATTCCCGCGCAGCCATCGGGGGGCTGGACGGCCGGATGCTGCGCGCGGGCGACATTTTGGAGATAGAGAATCTCCGCCCGGCGCCGGGGCGCCCGCTGGCGATCGAGGCGCCCTGGCTGGAGCCTGCGCGAGCGAGAATCCGCGTTTTGCTCGGACCGCAGGACGATTACTTTTCCAGCGAGACGATCGAGGAATTCTTATCCTCGGAATGGCGGATTTCCCCGCGCTGCGACCGCATGGCCTATCGCCTCGAAGGGCCGGCGCTGAAGCATCTCAAGGGCCATGACATCGTCTCCGACGGCCTCGTCTTCGGCGCGATCCAAATACCGGGCGACGGCGCCCCGCTCATCCTCATGGCCGACCGCCAGCCCACCGGCGGCTATCCCAAGATCGCCCATGTGATCGGCGCCGATTTGGATGCGCTGGCGCAAATGCGTCCAGGAGACCCCGTCATGTTCGAGAGCGTCTCATGGGATCAGGCGGTCGCGGCGCGCCGCCGCCGGGCCGAAAGGGTTTTGTCGGGCGTCGAATTGGCGCCCCTAAAACAAATAGAACCGACCTCCGAATTTCTGCTGTCGCGGAATCTCATCGGCGGCGTAGTCGACGCAAAAGACCAAAATTAA
- a CDS encoding LamB/YcsF family protein, with the protein MPTIDLNADLGEGFGAWRMGDDPAMLRVVSSANIACGFHAGDPDIMTDCFARAGQAGVAVGAHVSFPDLAGFGRRVISMSAPQIERCIAYQLGAAQGVAAYAGHRIAFVKAHGALANLAERDREIAEAIARAVATVDSSLILLAIALSEQVAAGERANLRVAHEIFADRAYTRDGRLAPRAQKGAVLHETDKVIERSLRMLAEGGVITRGERLLPTPIDSICVHGDTPRAVEMAGGLRAALEAAGWNIRAFSPPP; encoded by the coding sequence TTGCCGACCATCGACCTCAACGCAGACCTCGGCGAAGGCTTCGGAGCCTGGCGCATGGGCGACGATCCGGCCATGCTGCGGGTCGTCTCGAGCGCGAATATCGCGTGCGGTTTTCACGCCGGCGACCCCGACATCATGACCGATTGCTTCGCGAGGGCGGGGCAAGCCGGCGTGGCGGTCGGCGCGCATGTCTCCTTTCCCGATCTCGCCGGTTTCGGCCGCCGCGTCATTTCCATGTCTGCGCCTCAGATCGAACGCTGCATCGCCTATCAGCTCGGGGCCGCTCAGGGCGTCGCCGCCTATGCGGGGCATAGAATCGCATTCGTGAAGGCGCATGGCGCGCTGGCCAATCTCGCCGAGCGCGATCGGGAAATCGCCGAAGCGATCGCCCGCGCCGTCGCCACGGTCGATTCCTCCCTGATCCTGCTCGCCATAGCGCTGAGCGAGCAAGTGGCCGCTGGCGAACGGGCCAATCTGCGCGTCGCCCATGAGATCTTCGCCGACCGCGCCTACACGCGCGACGGCCGGCTCGCGCCCCGCGCGCAAAAAGGGGCGGTCCTCCATGAAACGGACAAGGTGATCGAACGCTCGCTGCGCATGCTGGCCGAAGGCGGGGTCATAACCAGAGGGGAGAGATTGCTCCCTACGCCCATCGATTCGATCTGCGTGCATGGCGACACGCCCCGGGCGGTCGAAATGGCGGGGGGCCTGCGCGCCGCGCTCGAAGCTGCGGGCTGGAACATCCGGGCCTTTTCGCCCCCGCCATGA
- a CDS encoding 5-oxoprolinase subunit B family protein, whose amino-acid sequence MTYPQPRFLDAGEAALVVEFGDSVDPALNARVLCLEAALQNAAPRGIEETIPTYRSLMVLYDPLVVSRAELVSMLKTLAPGGFSSKAETGSHEEDTPEPNRRAETSPKGACWRLPCCYDPELAEDIALAAQKLDLTCERLAATHAGADYRVYMYGFAPGWCYLGGLPRELALPRRAAPRGPTPQGAVLIGGGLSLVATNPMPTGWYVIGRTPERMFSLERDPPTLIQPGDAIRFEPVDIHAFRALDARAASGESLARREETP is encoded by the coding sequence ATGACCTACCCGCAGCCCCGTTTTCTCGACGCCGGCGAGGCGGCCCTGGTGGTGGAATTCGGCGACAGCGTCGACCCGGCGCTCAACGCCAGGGTCTTATGCCTCGAAGCGGCTCTCCAAAACGCCGCGCCACGAGGGATCGAAGAAACCATCCCGACCTACCGCTCGCTGATGGTTCTTTACGATCCCCTGGTCGTCTCGCGCGCAGAGCTCGTCTCGATGCTGAAGACCCTCGCCCCCGGAGGGTTTTCGAGCAAAGCGGAGACCGGTTCGCATGAAGAAGACACGCCCGAGCCGAACCGCCGGGCCGAAACCTCCCCGAAGGGCGCCTGCTGGCGCCTGCCCTGCTGCTACGATCCCGAACTCGCCGAAGACATCGCCCTCGCCGCGCAAAAACTCGATCTGACCTGCGAGCGGCTCGCAGCAACCCATGCCGGCGCAGACTATCGCGTCTACATGTACGGCTTTGCGCCCGGCTGGTGCTATCTCGGCGGCCTGCCGAGAGAGCTGGCGCTGCCGCGCCGCGCCGCCCCGCGCGGTCCGACGCCGCAAGGCGCGGTTCTGATCGGGGGCGGCCTGTCTCTGGTCGCGACCAACCCGATGCCGACAGGCTGGTATGTGATCGGCCGCACGCCGGAGCGGATGTTCTCGCTGGAGCGCGATCCGCCGACGCTGATCCAGCCCGGCGACGCGATTCGCTTCGAACCCGTCGACATTCACGCGTTCCGCGCGCTGGACGCGCGCGCCGCCAGCGGCGAAAGTCTCGCGCGGCGCGAAGAAACGCCATGA